The window AATATCATACTCCATGCCGCCCCATATTCCTCCGGTTTTAGATCCGCCAGCACTATACATTTGTTGTAATGTTTCTGTTTTTACGACATCAACTTGTTGTGGTATAAAAGTTACTTTTTTAAATCCTCGATTGGCACATTCTTGTAATGCGAGTTGGGCAATAAGGCGACCATATTGTTTTTTACGTACTGCTGGATCCACATATAATAGTTCTATAAAAGCAATGGGGCCTCCTGCTATAACGCGACCCGCATTGTCCACAGTATATATGTTACAATTTATGTATCCGACATATTTATTATTTTTTAGGTTGTTTGCCTGTGCTTCATAAAGGCTAATATGGAACTCTGTATCCTTTAGATCATAATGCGCGCAGATTTTTAGGTTGGCATCAGGCACATCAAAAAGAACCTTCGCATAGTCTTGGTCCGCCTGTATGATCGCGGCGCTGTATAGGAAGCTGCCAATAATGGTGGCTTTTATTATATTTTTTAGTTTCATAACAAC of the Candidatus Babeliales bacterium genome contains:
- a CDS encoding GNAT family N-acetyltransferase, which produces MKLKNIIKATIIGSFLYSAAIIQADQDYAKVLFDVPDANLKICAHYDLKDTEFHISLYEAQANNLKNNKYVGYINCNIYTVDNAGRVIAGGPIAFIELLYVDPAVRKKQYGRLIAQLALQECANRGFKKVTFIPQQVDVVKTETLQQMYSAGGSKTGGIWGGMEYDISGFSKIEPEPFKNILPELMY